The Pseudomonas fluorescens genome includes a window with the following:
- the rplL gene encoding 50S ribosomal protein L7/L12, whose translation MSISQNDILEAVGNMSVMEVVELIKAFEEKFGVTAAAASAGPAVAAAVAEEQTEFNVMLTEAGEKKVNVIKAVRELTGLGLKEAKAVVDGAPAMVLEAVAKDAADKAKAALEEAGAKVELK comes from the coding sequence ATGTCTATCTCTCAAAACGATATCCTCGAAGCCGTTGGCAACATGTCCGTAATGGAAGTTGTTGAGCTGATCAAAGCTTTCGAAGAAAAATTCGGTGTTACCGCTGCTGCTGCTTCCGCTGGTCCAGCTGTTGCTGCTGCCGTTGCTGAAGAGCAAACCGAATTCAACGTCATGCTGACCGAAGCTGGCGAGAAGAAAGTAAACGTGATCAAGGCAGTACGTGAACTGACCGGTCTGGGCCTGAAAGAAGCCAAGGCTGTAGTTGACGGCGCTCCTGCCATGGTTCTGGAAGCTGTTGCCAAAGACGCAGCTGACAAAGCCAAGGCCGCTCTGGAAGAAGCAGGCGCTAAAGTCGAGCTGAAGTAA
- the secE gene encoding preprotein translocase subunit SecE — MTPKAEAQGSRFDLLKWLVVVALVVIGVVGNQYYSASPILYRVLALLAIAAVAAFVGLQTAKGKSFFVLAKEARTEIRKVVWPTRQETTQTTLIVVAVVLVMALLLWGLDSLLGWLVSLIVG; from the coding sequence ATGACTCCTAAAGCTGAAGCTCAAGGCTCTCGCTTCGATCTGCTCAAGTGGCTAGTGGTAGTCGCTTTGGTGGTTATTGGCGTTGTTGGCAATCAGTATTATTCTGCTTCGCCGATCCTGTACCGCGTACTTGCATTGCTCGCCATTGCTGCTGTTGCTGCCTTTGTAGGCCTGCAGACAGCCAAGGGCAAGTCTTTCTTTGTACTCGCTAAGGAAGCTCGCACCGAGATTCGTAAAGTCGTATGGCCGACTCGCCAAGAAACCACGCAGACCACGTTGATCGTTGTGGCTGTTGTTCTGGTAATGGCGTTGCTGTTGTGGGGGCTCGATTCCCTGCTCGGCTGGCTTGTTTCCTTGATTGTTGGCTAA
- the birA gene encoding bifunctional biotin--[acetyl-CoA-carboxylase] ligase/biotin operon repressor BirA encodes MLTLLKLLKDGRFHSGQALGAALGISRSAVWKQLQHLEAEIGLSVHKVRGRGYQLAKPLVLLDAAEICAKGLHEWPVHIFDAIDSTNAEALRLIERGAAAPFMVLAERQIAGRGRRGRKWVSPFAENLYHSLVLRIDGGMRQIEGLSLVVGLAVMHALRDMGIAEAGLKWPNDVLVGEKKIAGILLELVGDPADVCHVVLGVGINVNMQSTDEVDQQWTSMSLEAGRDFDRNELVARLGAKLQHYLRLHHASGFAAIQSEWEQYHLWQGRAVSLIAGVNKIDGIVLGIDHQGALRLKVDGVEKNFSGGELSLRLRDDS; translated from the coding sequence ATGCTCACGTTGCTAAAACTTCTGAAGGATGGTCGCTTTCATTCAGGGCAGGCGCTGGGTGCTGCGCTGGGTATCAGTCGTAGTGCTGTATGGAAGCAATTGCAGCACTTGGAAGCAGAAATAGGGCTGTCTGTTCATAAGGTTCGAGGTAGGGGGTATCAGTTGGCTAAGCCCCTGGTGCTTTTGGATGCTGCAGAGATTTGCGCAAAAGGCCTTCACGAGTGGCCTGTCCATATCTTTGACGCTATCGACTCCACCAACGCCGAGGCGCTGCGTTTGATCGAGCGTGGGGCGGCGGCGCCGTTCATGGTTTTGGCTGAGCGACAGATCGCTGGTCGTGGTCGTCGTGGTCGTAAGTGGGTCAGTCCGTTCGCCGAAAACCTCTACCACAGCCTAGTGCTACGCATTGACGGCGGTATGCGACAGATCGAAGGGCTGAGCCTGGTCGTCGGGCTTGCTGTCATGCATGCCCTGCGTGATATGGGGATCGCTGAGGCGGGGCTGAAATGGCCTAATGATGTCCTGGTGGGAGAGAAGAAGATCGCGGGCATCTTGCTTGAATTGGTGGGGGATCCTGCGGACGTTTGCCACGTTGTCCTTGGCGTGGGGATTAATGTGAATATGCAATCGACTGATGAGGTCGACCAGCAATGGACATCCATGAGTCTTGAGGCAGGAAGGGATTTTGATCGAAATGAGCTGGTGGCACGATTGGGTGCGAAGCTTCAGCACTATCTGAGGCTTCATCACGCATCGGGGTTTGCTGCAATACAGTCGGAGTGGGAGCAATACCATCTTTGGCAGGGCAGGGCTGTCTCCCTGATTGCCGGTGTTAATAAAATTGACGGTATTGTGCTGGGCATTGATCACCAGGGTGCGCTGCGTTTGAAGGTAGACGGTGTGGAAAAAAACTTTAGCGGTGGTGAGCTCAGCCTGAGGTTGCGTGATGATTCTTGA
- the nusG gene encoding transcription termination/antitermination protein NusG encodes MAKRWYVVHAYSGYEKHVMRSLVERVKLAGMEDGFGEILVPTEEVVEMRNGQKRKSERKFFPGYVLVQMDMNEGTWHLVKDTPRVMGFIGGTADKPAPITDKEAEAILRRVADGSDKPKPKTLFEPGEVVRVTDGPFADFNGTVEEVNYEKSRIQVAVLIFGRSTPVELEFSQVEKV; translated from the coding sequence GTGGCTAAGCGTTGGTACGTTGTGCATGCTTACTCGGGTTACGAGAAGCATGTCATGCGCTCGCTGGTAGAGCGCGTAAAGCTGGCTGGCATGGAAGATGGCTTCGGCGAGATTCTGGTCCCCACTGAAGAAGTGGTTGAGATGCGTAATGGCCAGAAGCGCAAAAGTGAACGTAAGTTCTTTCCGGGCTACGTGCTGGTGCAGATGGATATGAACGAAGGGACTTGGCACTTGGTCAAGGATACCCCTCGGGTGATGGGCTTTATTGGCGGTACCGCCGACAAGCCTGCGCCGATCACGGATAAAGAGGCAGAAGCGATTCTGCGTCGCGTCGCTGATGGTAGCGACAAGCCGAAGCCGAAGACACTGTTTGAACCAGGTGAGGTTGTACGCGTCACCGATGGTCCATTCGCTGATTTTAACGGCACGGTTGAAGAAGTTAACTACGAAAAGAGCCGGATCCAAGTGGCAGTGCTCATTTTCGGTCGCTCTACTCCGGTAGAGCTAGAGTTCAGCCAGGTCGAAAAGGTCTGA
- the rplA gene encoding 50S ribosomal protein L1 encodes MAKLTKRQKAIAGKIEAGKAYNFVDAAALLAELSTVKFSESFDVAVNLGVDPRKSDQVVRSATVLPHGTGKTVRVAVFTQGPAAEAALAAGADRVGMDDLAAEMKGGDLNYDVVIASPDAMRVVGQLGQILGPRGLMPNPKVGTVTPDVATAVKNAKAGQVRYRTDKNGIIHTSVGKIGFDAVKLKENVEALIADLKRIKPASSKGIYVKRVTLSTTMGPGLVIDQSSLDA; translated from the coding sequence ATGGCTAAGCTGACCAAGCGTCAAAAGGCTATCGCCGGCAAAATCGAAGCAGGCAAGGCCTACAACTTTGTAGACGCCGCCGCTCTGCTGGCTGAGCTGTCGACTGTCAAGTTCAGCGAGTCGTTCGACGTTGCTGTGAACCTGGGCGTTGACCCACGTAAATCCGACCAGGTCGTTCGTAGCGCTACCGTGCTGCCACACGGCACTGGCAAGACCGTTCGTGTAGCTGTCTTCACCCAGGGCCCAGCAGCTGAAGCTGCTCTGGCTGCTGGTGCTGATCGCGTAGGCATGGACGATCTGGCTGCTGAAATGAAGGGCGGCGACCTGAACTATGACGTAGTGATCGCATCCCCGGATGCCATGCGCGTTGTAGGTCAGTTGGGTCAGATCCTCGGTCCACGTGGTCTGATGCCTAACCCTAAAGTCGGCACCGTAACGCCAGACGTAGCCACTGCGGTTAAAAACGCCAAGGCTGGTCAGGTTCGTTATCGCACCGACAAAAACGGCATCATCCACACTTCCGTTGGCAAGATCGGCTTCGATGCCGTCAAGCTGAAGGAAAACGTTGAAGCCCTGATCGCTGATCTGAAGCGTATCAAGCCAGCTTCTTCGAAAGGTATCTACGTCAAGCGCGTTACCCTGAGCACCACTATGGGCCCAGGTCTGGTTATCGATCAGAGCTCGCTCGACGCGTAA
- the rpoB gene encoding DNA-directed RNA polymerase subunit beta, whose translation MAYSYTEKKRIRKDFSKLPDVMDVPYLLAIQLDSYREFLQAGATKDQFRDVGLHAAFKSVFPIISYSGNAALEYVGYRLGEPAFDVKECVLRGVTYAVPLRVKVRLIIFDKESSNKAIKDIKEQEVYMGEIPLMTENGTFVINGTERVIVSQLHRSPGVFFDHDRGKTHSSGKLLYSARIIPYRGSWLDFEFDPKDCVFVRIDRRRKLPASVLLRALGYTTEEVLDAFYTTNVFHVQGENLSLELVPQRLRGEIAVLDIQDDKGKVIVEQGRRITARHINQLEKAGIKELQVPLDYVLGRTTAKVIVHPATGEILAECNTELNTEILAKIAKAQVVRIETLYTNDIDCGPFISDTLKIDSTGNQLEALVEIYRMMRPGEPPTKDAAETLFNNLFFSPERYDLSAVGRMKFNRRIGRTEIEGSGVLNKDDIVAVLKTLVDIRNGKGIVDDIDHLGNRRVRCVGEMAENQFRVGLVRVERAVKERLSMAESEGLMPQDLINAKPVAAAVKEFFGSSQLSQFMDQNNPLSEITHKRRVSALGPGGLTRERAGFEVRDVHPTHYGRVCPIETPEGPNIGLINSLAAYARTNQYGFLESPYRVVKDALVTDEIVFLSAIEEADHVIAQASATMNDKKVLVDELVAVRHLNEFTVKAPEDVTLMDVSPKQVVSVAASLIPFLEHDDANRALMGSNMQRQAVPTLRADKPLVGTGMERNVARDSGVCVVARRGGVIDSVDASRIVVRVADDEVETGEAGVDIYNLTKYTRSNQNTCINQRPLVSKGDRVQRSDIMADGPSTDMGELALGQNMRIAFMAWNGFNFEDSICLSERVVQEDRFTTIHIQELTCVARDTKLGPEEITADIPNVGEAALNKLDEAGIVYVGAEVGAGDILVGKVTPKGETQLTPEEKLLRAIFGEKASDVKDTSLRVPTGTKGTVIDVQVFTRDGVERDARALSIEKTQLDEIRKDLNEEFRIVEGATFERLRSALVGHKAEGGAGLKKGQEITDEVLDGLEHGQWFKLRMAEDALNEQLEKAQAYIVDRRRLLDDKFEDKKRKLQQGDDLAPGVLKIVKVYLAIRRRIQPGDKMAGRHGNKGVVSVIMPVEDMPHDANGTPVDVVLNPLGVPSRMNVGQILETHLGLAAKGLGEKINRMIEEQRKVADLRKFLHEIYNEIGGRNEELDTFSDQEILDLAKNLRGGVPMATPVFDGAKESEIKAMLKLADLPESGQMQLFDGRTGNKFERPVTVGYMYMLKLNHLVDDKMHARSTGSYSLVTQQPLGGKAQFGGQRFGEMEVWALEAYGAAYTLQEMLTVKSDDVNGRTKMYKNIVDGDHRMEPGMPESFNVLIKEIRSLGIDIDLETE comes from the coding sequence ATGGCTTACTCATATACTGAGAAAAAACGTATCCGCAAGGACTTTAGCAAGTTGCCGGACGTCATGGATGTGCCGTACCTCCTGGCCATCCAGCTGGATTCGTATCGTGAATTCTTGCAAGCGGGAGCGACTAAAGATCAGTTCCGCGACGTGGGCCTGCATGCGGCCTTCAAATCCGTTTTCCCGATCATCAGCTACTCCGGCAATGCTGCGCTGGAGTACGTCGGTTATCGCCTGGGCGAACCGGCATTTGATGTCAAAGAATGCGTATTGCGCGGTGTTACTTACGCCGTACCTTTGCGGGTAAAAGTGCGCCTGATCATTTTCGACAAAGAATCGTCGAACAAAGCGATCAAGGACATCAAAGAGCAAGAAGTCTACATGGGTGAAATCCCCCTGATGACTGAGAACGGTACCTTCGTAATCAACGGTACCGAGCGTGTAATCGTTTCCCAGCTGCACCGTTCTCCGGGCGTGTTCTTCGACCACGACCGTGGCAAGACGCACAGCTCCGGCAAACTGCTTTACTCTGCGCGCATCATTCCTTACCGCGGTTCGTGGTTGGACTTCGAGTTCGACCCGAAAGACTGCGTATTCGTGCGTATCGACCGTCGTCGCAAGCTGCCTGCATCGGTACTGCTGCGCGCGCTCGGCTATACCACCGAAGAAGTGCTGGACGCGTTCTACACCACCAACGTTTTCCATGTGCAAGGTGAAAACCTCAGCCTGGAACTGGTGCCTCAGCGCCTGCGCGGTGAAATCGCTGTCCTCGATATCCAGGATGACAAAGGCAAGGTTATTGTCGAGCAGGGTCGTCGTATCACCGCTCGCCACATCAACCAGTTGGAAAAAGCCGGGATCAAAGAGCTGCAGGTACCTCTGGACTACGTCCTGGGGCGCACCACGGCCAAGGTCATCGTGCATCCGGCCACCGGCGAAATCCTGGCAGAGTGCAACACCGAGCTGAACACCGAGATCCTGGCAAAAATCGCCAAGGCCCAGGTCGTTCGTATCGAAACCCTGTACACCAACGACATCGACTGCGGTCCGTTCATCTCCGACACGCTGAAGATCGACTCCACCGGCAACCAGTTGGAAGCCCTGGTCGAAATCTATCGCATGATGCGTCCTGGCGAGCCGCCAACCAAGGATGCCGCCGAGACCCTGTTCAACAACCTGTTCTTCAGCCCTGAGCGCTATGACCTGTCTGCGGTCGGCCGGATGAAGTTCAACCGTCGTATCGGTCGTACCGAAATCGAAGGTTCGGGTGTACTGAACAAGGACGACATCGTTGCTGTCCTCAAGACCCTGGTCGACATCCGTAACGGCAAGGGCATCGTCGATGACATCGACCACCTGGGTAACCGTCGTGTTCGTTGCGTAGGCGAAATGGCCGAGAACCAGTTCCGTGTTGGCCTGGTGCGCGTAGAGCGTGCGGTCAAGGAACGTCTGTCGATGGCTGAAAGCGAAGGCCTGATGCCGCAAGACCTGATCAACGCCAAGCCTGTGGCTGCGGCGGTGAAGGAGTTCTTCGGTTCGAGCCAGCTGTCCCAGTTCATGGACCAGAACAACCCGCTGTCCGAGATCACCCACAAGCGTCGCGTCTCCGCACTCGGCCCGGGCGGTCTGACCCGTGAGCGTGCAGGCTTCGAAGTTCGTGACGTACACCCGACGCACTACGGTCGTGTATGCCCGATCGAAACGCCGGAAGGTCCGAACATCGGTCTGATCAACTCCCTGGCTGCCTATGCGCGCACCAACCAGTATGGCTTCCTCGAGAGCCCGTACCGTGTGGTGAAAGACGCCCTGGTTACGGACGAGATCGTGTTCCTGTCCGCCATCGAAGAAGCTGATCACGTGATCGCTCAGGCTTCGGCCACGATGAACGACAAGAAGGTCTTGGTCGACGAGCTGGTAGCTGTTCGTCACTTGAACGAGTTCACCGTCAAGGCGCCGGAAGACGTCACCTTGATGGACGTATCGCCGAAGCAGGTAGTTTCGGTTGCAGCGTCGCTGATCCCGTTCCTCGAGCACGACGACGCCAACCGTGCGTTGATGGGTTCGAACATGCAGCGTCAAGCTGTACCAACCCTGCGTGCCGACAAGCCGCTGGTAGGTACCGGTATGGAGCGTAACGTTGCCCGTGACTCCGGCGTTTGCGTCGTGGCTCGTCGTGGTGGCGTAATCGACTCCGTCGACGCCAGCCGTATCGTGGTTCGTGTTGCCGATGACGAAGTTGAAACTGGCGAAGCCGGTGTCGACATCTACAACCTGACCAAATACACCCGCTCCAACCAGAACACCTGCATCAACCAGCGTCCGCTGGTGAGCAAGGGTGATCGGGTTCAGCGCAGCGATATCATGGCCGACGGTCCGTCCACCGATATGGGTGAACTGGCGTTGGGTCAGAACATGCGCATCGCGTTCATGGCATGGAACGGCTTCAACTTCGAAGACTCCATCTGCCTGTCCGAGCGTGTGGTTCAGGAAGACCGCTTCACCACGATCCACATCCAGGAACTGACCTGTGTGGCCCGTGACACCAAGCTTGGCCCAGAGGAAATCACTGCGGACATCCCGAACGTGGGTGAAGCTGCACTGAACAAGCTGGACGAAGCCGGTATCGTTTATGTGGGTGCTGAAGTAGGCGCAGGCGACATCCTGGTGGGCAAGGTCACTCCGAAAGGCGAGACCCAGCTGACCCCGGAAGAAAAACTGCTGCGTGCCATCTTCGGTGAAAAAGCCAGCGACGTTAAAGACACCTCCCTGCGTGTGCCTACTGGCACCAAGGGTACGGTCATCGACGTACAAGTCTTCACTCGCGACGGCGTTGAGCGTGATGCTCGTGCACTGTCGATCGAGAAGACTCAACTCGACGAGATCCGCAAGGACCTGAACGAAGAGTTCCGTATCGTCGAAGGCGCAACTTTCGAGCGTCTGCGCTCCGCTCTGGTCGGCCACAAAGCCGAAGGCGGCGCCGGCCTGAAGAAAGGTCAGGAAATCACCGACGAAGTTCTCGACGGTCTTGAGCATGGCCAGTGGTTCAAACTGCGCATGGCTGAAGATGCTCTGAACGAGCAGCTCGAGAAGGCCCAGGCCTATATCGTTGATCGCCGCCGTCTGCTGGACGACAAGTTCGAAGACAAGAAGCGCAAACTGCAGCAGGGCGATGACCTGGCTCCAGGCGTGCTGAAAATCGTCAAGGTTTACCTGGCAATCCGTCGTCGCATCCAACCGGGCGACAAGATGGCCGGTCGTCACGGTAACAAGGGTGTGGTCTCCGTGATCATGCCGGTTGAAGACATGCCGCACGATGCCAATGGCACCCCGGTCGATGTGGTCCTCAACCCGTTGGGCGTACCTTCGCGTATGAACGTTGGTCAGATCCTTGAAACCCACCTGGGCCTCGCGGCCAAGGGCTTGGGCGAGAAGATCAACCGTATGATCGAAGAGCAGCGCAAGGTCGCTGACCTGCGTAAGTTCTTGCACGAGATCTACAACGAGATCGGCGGTCGCAACGAAGAGCTGGACACCTTCTCCGACCAGGAAATCCTGGATCTGGCGAAGAACCTGCGCGGCGGCGTTCCAATGGCTACTCCGGTGTTCGACGGTGCCAAGGAAAGCGAAATCAAGGCCATGCTGAAACTGGCTGACCTGCCAGAAAGCGGCCAGATGCAGCTGTTCGACGGCCGTACCGGCAACAAGTTCGAGCGCCCGGTTACCGTTGGCTACATGTACATGCTGAAGCTGAACCACTTGGTAGACGACAAGATGCACGCTCGTTCTACCGGTTCTTACAGCCTGGTTACCCAGCAGCCGCTGGGTGGTAAGGCGCAGTTCGGTGGTCAGCGTTTCGGGGAGATGGAGGTCTGGGCACTGGAAGCGTACGGTGCTGCATACACTCTGCAAGAAATGCTCACAGTGAAGTCGGACGATGTGAACGGCCGGACCAAGATGTACAAAAACATCGTGGACGGCGATCACCGTATGGAGCCGGGCATGCCCGAGTCTTTCAACGTGTTGATCAAGGAAATTCGTTCCCTCGGCATCGATATCGATCTGGAAACCGAATAA
- a CDS encoding pantothenate kinase, translating to MILELDCGNSFIKWRVLRADGVTPVEGGVVSSDSDLLVSLSNAEKFQLKKCRLVSVRTPEETDSLVASLVDVFGVLVTRAVPAREMAGVKNGYQDYERLGLDRWLALLGGYHLASGACLVLDFGTAITADFVASDGEHLGGFICPGMPLMRNQLRTHTRRIRYDDMAAERAHESLAPGRTTVEAVERGCMLMLRGFVLTQLELAQQYWGEDFVVFLTGGDANLVSGVVPDAKVVPDLVFVGLAMACPLS from the coding sequence ATGATTCTTGAGCTTGACTGCGGCAATAGCTTTATCAAATGGCGTGTTCTTCGTGCCGATGGGGTGACGCCGGTCGAAGGTGGCGTGGTCAGCTCTGACAGCGATTTGCTGGTGAGTCTGAGCAATGCCGAGAAGTTCCAGCTCAAGAAATGTCGTCTTGTTAGTGTAAGGACTCCGGAGGAGACGGATTCATTGGTCGCCTCTCTCGTTGATGTGTTTGGGGTGTTGGTGACCCGCGCTGTGCCTGCCCGAGAAATGGCGGGGGTGAAAAACGGCTACCAGGATTACGAACGGTTGGGGCTTGATCGATGGTTGGCCTTGCTGGGTGGGTACCATCTTGCTTCGGGCGCGTGCCTGGTCCTTGATTTTGGTACTGCCATTACGGCTGATTTCGTGGCGTCGGATGGTGAGCATCTCGGCGGATTCATTTGTCCGGGCATGCCTTTGATGCGTAACCAACTGCGTACTCATACGCGAAGAATTCGCTATGACGATATGGCTGCCGAGCGTGCCCATGAAAGTCTCGCTCCAGGTCGGACAACTGTCGAAGCGGTCGAGCGCGGTTGCATGCTGATGCTCAGGGGGTTTGTCCTGACTCAGCTTGAATTGGCGCAGCAATATTGGGGGGAGGATTTTGTGGTGTTTCTCACGGGTGGGGACGCCAATCTGGTTTCCGGGGTTGTTCCTGATGCCAAGGTGGTGCCCGACCTGGTTTTTGTCGGTTTGGCGATGGCCTGTCCCTTGTCTTGA
- the rplK gene encoding 50S ribosomal protein L11, with amino-acid sequence MAKKITAYIKLQVKAAQANPSPPVGPALGQHGVNIMEFCKAFNARTQGLEPGLPTPVIITVYSDRSFTFETKSTPASVLLKKAAGLTSGSARPNTVKVGTVTRAQLEEIAKTKNADLTAADMDAAVRTIAGSARSMGLNVEGV; translated from the coding sequence ATGGCCAAGAAAATTACCGCTTACATCAAGCTGCAAGTGAAGGCCGCTCAGGCTAACCCAAGCCCACCTGTTGGTCCTGCCCTGGGTCAGCACGGCGTGAACATCATGGAATTCTGCAAGGCCTTCAACGCCCGTACTCAGGGTCTTGAGCCAGGTCTGCCGACTCCAGTGATCATCACTGTCTACAGCGACCGTAGCTTCACTTTCGAAACAAAAAGCACCCCAGCTTCGGTTCTGCTGAAGAAGGCTGCAGGTTTGACCAGCGGTTCCGCTCGTCCAAACACCGTTAAGGTTGGCACCGTTACCCGTGCTCAGCTGGAAGAAATCGCGAAAACCAAAAACGCGGATCTGACTGCAGCTGATATGGATGCAGCCGTGCGTACTATCGCCGGTTCTGCTCGTAGCATGGGCCTTAACGTGGAGGGTGTGTAA
- the tuf gene encoding elongation factor Tu, with product MAKEKFERNKPHVNVGTIGHVDHGKTTLTAALTRVCSEVFGSAKVDFDKIDSAPEEKARGITINTAHVEYDSAVRHYAHVDCPGHADYVKNMITGAAQMDGAILVCSAADGPMPQTREHILLSRQVGVPYIVVFLNKADMVDDAELLELVEMEVRDLLSTYDFPGDDTPIIIGSALMALNGQDDNEMGTTAVKKLVETLDSYIPEPERAIDKPFLMPIEDVFSISGRGTVVTGRVERGIVRIQEEVEIVGLRDTQKTTCTGVEMFRKLLDEGRAGENCGVLLRGTKRDDVERGQVLVKPGTVKPHTKFTAEVYVLSKEEGGRHTPFFKGYRPQFYFRTTDVTGNCELPEGVEMVMPGDNIQMTVTLIKTIAMEDGLRFAIREGGRTVGAGVVAKVIE from the coding sequence ATGGCTAAGGAAAAGTTCGAACGTAATAAGCCGCACGTCAACGTCGGTACCATCGGTCACGTTGACCACGGTAAAACCACGCTGACCGCTGCTCTGACCCGTGTCTGCTCCGAAGTTTTCGGTTCGGCCAAGGTTGACTTCGACAAGATCGACAGCGCCCCGGAAGAGAAAGCTCGCGGTATCACCATCAACACCGCTCACGTTGAATACGATTCGGCCGTGCGTCACTACGCACACGTTGACTGCCCAGGTCACGCCGACTACGTAAAAAACATGATCACCGGTGCTGCCCAGATGGACGGCGCGATCCTGGTTTGCTCGGCCGCTGATGGTCCGATGCCACAAACCCGTGAGCACATTCTGCTGTCCCGTCAGGTAGGCGTTCCGTACATCGTTGTCTTCCTGAACAAGGCTGACATGGTTGATGACGCTGAGCTGCTGGAACTGGTTGAGATGGAAGTGCGCGATCTGCTGAGCACTTACGACTTCCCAGGTGATGACACTCCAATCATCATCGGTTCGGCTCTGATGGCTCTGAACGGCCAAGACGACAACGAAATGGGCACCACTGCTGTCAAGAAGCTGGTGGAAACTCTGGACAGCTACATCCCAGAGCCAGAGCGTGCTATCGACAAGCCGTTCCTGATGCCGATCGAAGACGTATTCTCGATCTCCGGTCGCGGTACTGTTGTGACTGGTCGTGTTGAGCGTGGCATCGTCCGTATCCAGGAAGAAGTTGAGATCGTCGGTCTGCGCGACACTCAGAAAACTACCTGCACCGGCGTTGAAATGTTCCGCAAGCTGCTCGACGAAGGTCGTGCTGGCGAGAACTGCGGCGTACTGCTGCGCGGCACCAAGCGTGACGACGTTGAGCGTGGCCAGGTTCTGGTCAAGCCAGGCACCGTCAAGCCGCACACCAAGTTCACCGCAGAAGTTTACGTTCTGAGCAAGGAAGAAGGCGGTCGTCACACTCCGTTCTTCAAAGGCTACCGTCCACAGTTCTACTTCCGTACAACTGACGTGACTGGTAACTGCGAGCTGCCAGAAGGCGTTGAGATGGTAATGCCAGGTGACAACATTCAGATGACTGTTACCCTGATCAAGACCATCGCGATGGAAGACGGTCTGCGTTTCGCTATCCGTGAAGGCGGTCGTACCGTCGGCGCTGGCGTCGTAGCCAAAGTCATCGAGTAA
- the rplJ gene encoding 50S ribosomal protein L10, whose product MAIKLEDKKAIVAEVNEAAKAALSAVVADARGVTVGAMTGLRKEAREAGVYVRVVRNTLLKRAVADTEYSVLNDVFTGPTLIAFSTQHPGAAARLFKEFAKGQDKFEIKAAAFEGKFLAANQIDVLATLPTRDEAISQLMSVIQGATSKLARTLAALRDQKEAAAA is encoded by the coding sequence GTGGCAATTAAACTCGAAGACAAGAAGGCCATCGTCGCTGAAGTCAACGAGGCTGCCAAAGCTGCTCTGTCCGCTGTCGTGGCTGATGCCCGTGGCGTAACAGTAGGCGCTATGACCGGACTCCGTAAAGAGGCTCGTGAAGCTGGCGTTTATGTACGTGTTGTACGTAACACCCTGCTCAAGCGCGCTGTTGCTGACACTGAATACAGTGTCCTCAACGACGTGTTCACCGGCCCGACCTTGATCGCGTTCTCCACCCAACATCCTGGCGCTGCTGCCCGTTTGTTCAAGGAATTCGCCAAAGGTCAGGACAAGTTCGAGATTAAGGCAGCTGCGTTCGAGGGCAAGTTCCTCGCAGCTAACCAGATCGACGTACTGGCAACTCTGCCGACCCGTGACGAAGCAATTTCTCAGCTGATGAGCGTGATTCAAGGCGCAACCAGCAAGTTGGCTCGTACTCTGGCGGCACTGCGCGACCAGAAAGAAGCTGCCGCAGCCTAA